In Streptomyces longhuiensis, the following proteins share a genomic window:
- the dacB gene encoding D-alanyl-D-alanine carboxypeptidase/D-alanyl-D-alanine endopeptidase, translating to MSRPDGPVRRLLNPLARQRRYLVWPALVALAAGLTWGSPAGADGDSTGLPEAIDTILGDPSMEGGAASVVVADAKSGDIIYQHNPTGRLMPASNTKLLTSTAATELLGTGYRFTTDVLGDGRRRGSVLDGDLYLRGTGDPTALAKDYDELAAEVAASGVKSVSGRLVADDTAFDSQRLGRSWAADDESSYYSAQISALSVAPDTDYDTGTVIVEASPGAKAGDKPKITVTPRTHYVDIDVRATTVAAGGDDSLTVERQHGTNTVTVSGTVPVGGGTTKEWVTIWEPTGYAASVFRDALAAHGVKVSGGTKLGRATPKGAVRLATHDSMPLKDLLIPFMKLSNNMHAEILTKAMGAKATGHAGNWDDGLAAISGYLKGIGVDTGRLRQADGSGLSRMDNIPAGQIAKLLLAVRAEPWFGDWYKSLPVACDPDRFVGGTLRSRMCGTPAALNARGKTGSLTGASALSGYVKDAGGRELVYSVVQNNYLVGSVKPLEDAIVVTLAKSDADAAVAVKPRSLRSVPVSERKGDLECSWRKPAVC from the coding sequence ATGAGTAGACCCGACGGACCTGTGAGACGACTCCTCAATCCCCTTGCACGTCAACGGCGTTACCTCGTCTGGCCCGCCCTCGTCGCGCTCGCGGCGGGCCTGACCTGGGGCTCACCTGCCGGTGCCGACGGCGACAGCACCGGCCTCCCCGAGGCCATCGACACCATCCTGGGCGACCCGTCCATGGAGGGCGGCGCGGCGAGCGTCGTCGTCGCCGACGCCAAGAGCGGCGACATCATCTACCAGCACAACCCCACCGGACGCCTGATGCCCGCGTCCAACACCAAGCTCCTCACCTCCACGGCCGCGACGGAACTCCTCGGCACCGGCTACCGGTTCACCACCGACGTGCTCGGCGACGGGCGGCGGCGGGGGAGCGTCCTCGACGGCGATCTGTATCTGCGCGGCACCGGCGACCCGACCGCCCTCGCCAAGGACTACGACGAACTCGCCGCCGAGGTCGCCGCGTCGGGCGTGAAGTCGGTCAGCGGTCGCCTCGTCGCCGACGACACCGCGTTCGACAGTCAGCGCCTCGGCCGCTCGTGGGCCGCCGACGACGAGTCCTCGTACTACTCGGCGCAGATCTCCGCCCTGAGCGTCGCGCCCGACACCGACTACGACACCGGAACGGTCATCGTCGAGGCCTCGCCGGGCGCGAAGGCCGGGGACAAGCCGAAGATCACCGTCACACCGAGAACGCACTACGTCGACATCGACGTACGGGCCACGACCGTCGCGGCCGGCGGTGACGACAGCCTCACCGTCGAGCGGCAGCACGGCACGAACACCGTCACCGTCAGCGGCACCGTTCCCGTCGGCGGGGGGACCACCAAGGAGTGGGTCACCATCTGGGAACCCACCGGATACGCGGCCTCCGTCTTCCGCGACGCGCTCGCCGCGCACGGCGTGAAGGTGTCGGGCGGCACGAAGCTCGGGCGTGCCACCCCGAAGGGCGCCGTGCGCCTCGCCACGCACGACTCCATGCCCCTGAAGGACCTGCTGATCCCCTTCATGAAGCTGAGCAACAACATGCACGCCGAGATCCTCACCAAGGCCATGGGCGCGAAGGCGACCGGCCACGCGGGGAACTGGGACGACGGGCTCGCGGCGATCAGCGGCTATCTGAAGGGCATCGGCGTCGACACCGGGCGGCTGCGCCAGGCCGACGGGTCCGGGCTCTCCCGGATGGACAACATCCCGGCGGGCCAGATCGCGAAGCTGCTGCTCGCGGTGCGCGCCGAGCCATGGTTCGGCGACTGGTACAAGTCGCTGCCGGTGGCCTGCGACCCGGACCGGTTCGTCGGCGGGACGCTGCGCTCGCGGATGTGCGGGACACCGGCAGCGCTCAATGCCCGCGGCAAGACCGGCTCCCTGACCGGCGCGTCCGCGCTCTCCGGCTATGTCAAGGACGCCGGGGGACGTGAACTCGTCTACAGCGTCGTCCAGAACAACTACCTGGTCGGCTCCGTGAAGCCCCTCGAGGACGCGATCGTGGTGACGCTCGCGAAGTCCGACGCGGACGCGGCGGTGGCGGTGAAGCCGCGCTCGCTGCGCTCCGTGCCGGTTTCCGAACGCAAGGGCGACCTGGAGTGCTCGTGGCGCAAGCCGGCGGTGTGCTGA
- a CDS encoding extracellular catalytic domain type 1 short-chain-length polyhydroxyalkanoate depolymerase, giving the protein MTPTRAATPPRLAFVALLAALLSVFLPVPRADAAATAAIQEVTGFGTNPGALRMYRYVPDGLPAGRPVVVALHGCTQNASGYGTGSGWTELADRWGFSVVLPQQQPGNNASACFNWFQAGDVERGQGEAASVAQMVDRQLADASGDPAKVYVTGLSAGGGMTSVMMAAYPEKFAAGGVVAGLPYGCAAAAGSPYVCMYVGATQTAQQWGDRVRAARPGYAGPWPRLTVFQGSADYTVKPVNMTDLMKQWTDVQGADQVADVSDGVAGYPHQVFRRADGSAAVETYSITGMGHGQPVDPGSGAAQCGTAGAYILDVNLCAAYTMGHSWGLG; this is encoded by the coding sequence ATGACACCGACCAGAGCCGCAACACCCCCACGTCTCGCGTTCGTGGCCCTCCTGGCCGCCCTCCTGTCCGTCTTCCTGCCCGTACCCCGCGCCGACGCCGCCGCCACTGCGGCGATCCAGGAAGTCACCGGCTTCGGGACCAACCCCGGCGCCCTCAGGATGTACCGCTACGTGCCCGACGGGCTGCCGGCCGGGAGGCCCGTCGTCGTCGCCCTGCACGGGTGCACGCAGAACGCCTCCGGCTATGGCACCGGCAGTGGCTGGACCGAGCTCGCCGACCGGTGGGGCTTCTCCGTCGTGCTGCCGCAGCAGCAGCCCGGGAACAACGCGTCCGCCTGCTTCAACTGGTTCCAGGCCGGCGACGTCGAACGCGGCCAGGGCGAGGCCGCCTCCGTCGCGCAGATGGTCGACCGCCAGCTCGCCGACGCCTCGGGCGACCCCGCGAAGGTCTACGTCACCGGGCTGAGCGCCGGCGGCGGCATGACCTCCGTGATGATGGCCGCGTACCCCGAGAAGTTCGCCGCCGGAGGCGTCGTCGCCGGGCTGCCCTACGGGTGCGCGGCCGCCGCCGGGTCGCCGTACGTGTGCATGTACGTGGGTGCCACGCAGACCGCGCAGCAGTGGGGCGACCGGGTGCGGGCCGCGCGGCCCGGGTATGCCGGGCCCTGGCCGCGGCTGACCGTCTTCCAGGGCAGCGCCGACTACACGGTGAAGCCCGTGAACATGACCGACCTGATGAAGCAGTGGACCGATGTCCAGGGTGCCGACCAGGTCGCCGACGTGAGCGACGGCGTCGCCGGGTATCCGCACCAGGTCTTCCGCCGGGCCGACGGAAGCGCCGCCGTGGAGACGTACAGCATCACGGGGATGGGGCACGGGCAGCCCGTCGATCCCGGGAGCGGGGCCGCGCAGTGCGGGACCGCGGGCGCCTACATCCTCGATGTGAACCTGTGCGCGGCCTACACGATGGGCCACTCCTGGGGGCTCGGCTGA